In Flavobacteriales bacterium, a single genomic region encodes these proteins:
- a CDS encoding nitronate monooxygenase: MNRFCTLFKTKFPVIQAGMIWCSGWELASACSNEGVLGVIGSGSMYPEVLEEHLIKCKKATSRPFAVNLPLLYPQIDDHIDLIEKHDVPIVITSAGNPAKWTEHFKSKGIQVMHVVSSRKFALKAQSAGVDAVIAEGFEAGGHNGREETTTLCLIPDVAEAIEVPLIAAGGIASGRAMLAAMNLGADAIQIGSRFVASEESSAHQAFKQRVVDAKEGDTHLTLKELTPVRLLDNAFYRAVLEAYEKDAERDELAELLGRGRAKKGMFLGDLDQGELEIGQVSSMIDEVLPAAEIIQNILAEFREALQEQSTSARFKF, encoded by the coding sequence CGCTCTTCAAAACAAAATTTCCAGTCATCCAGGCAGGTATGATATGGTGCTCCGGTTGGGAACTGGCAAGTGCTTGTTCCAATGAAGGAGTACTAGGGGTCATCGGTTCTGGGTCTATGTATCCCGAGGTATTGGAAGAACATCTCATCAAATGCAAGAAAGCCACTAGTAGGCCTTTTGCGGTCAACCTTCCTCTGCTCTATCCACAGATCGATGATCATATCGATTTGATAGAGAAGCATGATGTGCCCATTGTCATCACTTCTGCCGGCAATCCGGCCAAATGGACCGAACACTTCAAGTCGAAGGGAATCCAAGTGATGCATGTGGTGTCCAGCAGGAAGTTCGCGCTGAAGGCTCAAAGTGCTGGAGTGGATGCCGTGATTGCAGAGGGCTTTGAAGCTGGAGGGCATAATGGTCGTGAAGAGACCACCACACTCTGTTTGATCCCTGATGTAGCAGAAGCGATCGAAGTTCCGCTGATCGCAGCTGGAGGCATTGCTTCTGGAAGGGCCATGCTTGCTGCGATGAACCTAGGTGCTGATGCCATACAGATCGGAAGCCGCTTCGTGGCCAGTGAAGAATCATCGGCCCATCAGGCCTTCAAGCAAAGGGTAGTGGATGCCAAAGAAGGAGACACCCACCTGACCCTGAAAGAATTGACTCCCGTCAGATTGTTGGACAATGCCTTTTACCGGGCTGTGCTAGAAGCCTATGAGAAGGATGCTGAAAGGGATGAATTGGCCGAGCTACTCGGTAGGGGAAGGGCCAAAAAAGGAATGTTCCTCGGTGACCTGGATCAAGGAGAACTGGAGATCGGTCAAGTGTCAAGCATGATAGATGAAGTACTCCCTGCAGCTGAGATCATTCAGAACATCCTCGCTGAATTCAGGGAAGCATTG